A single region of the Streptomyces sp. NBC_01803 genome encodes:
- the ilvN gene encoding acetolactate synthase small subunit, whose translation MSKHTLSVLVENKPGVLSRITSLFSRRGFNIDSLAVGTTEHPDVSRITIVVNVEALPLEQVTKQLNKLVNVLKIVELDPAAAVHRELVLVKVRADNDTRSQIVEIVRLFRAKTVDVAPEAVTIEATGSSDKLEAMLRMLEPFGIKELVQSGAIAIGRGARSITDRSLRALDRTA comes from the coding sequence ATGTCCAAGCACACTCTCTCCGTCCTGGTGGAGAACAAGCCCGGCGTCCTCTCCCGGATCACGTCGCTCTTCTCCCGCCGCGGTTTCAACATCGACTCCCTCGCGGTCGGCACGACCGAGCACCCCGATGTCTCCCGCATCACCATCGTGGTCAACGTCGAGGCGCTCCCCCTCGAACAGGTCACCAAGCAGCTCAACAAGCTGGTCAACGTGCTCAAGATCGTCGAGCTGGACCCGGCGGCGGCCGTTCACCGCGAGCTCGTTCTGGTGAAAGTCCGCGCCGACAACGACACCCGCTCCCAGATCGTCGAGATCGTCCGGCTCTTCCGTGCCAAGACCGTCGATGTCGCGCCCGAGGCCGTCACCATCGAGGCCACCGGCAGCAGTGACAAGCTGGAGGCCATGCTGCGCATGCTGGAGCCGTTCGGCATCAAGGAGCTGGTCCAGTCCGGCGCCATCGCCATCGGGCGCGGCGCGCGGTCCATCACCGACCGCTCGCTGCGCGCCCTGGACCGGACCGCATAG
- a CDS encoding acetolactate synthase large subunit, whose protein sequence is MTEQATGAPKPQPRAPRSGAPQQPTAATIEHVTGAQSLIRSLEAVGADTVFGIPGGAILPAYDPMMDSTTVRHILVRHEQGAGHAATGYAQATGKVGVCMATSGPGATNLVTPIADAHMDSVPLVAITGQVASRTIGTDAFQEADICGITLPVTKHNFLVTDPADIPRVIAEAFHIASTGRPGPVLVDIAKDALTGATTFSWPPTQDLPGYRPVSRPHAKQIREAARLLAEARRPVFYVGGGVIKARASAELRALAELTGVPVTTTLMALGSFPDSHPQHLGMPGMHGSVAAVTALQKADLIVALGARFDDRVTGRIDSFAPLAKIVHADIDPAEIGKNRLADVPIVGDVKEVMADLTAALSGEEFAATRGPEAADRYAAWWRQLDRWRETYPLGYDLPSDGTLSPQQAIERIGRLAPPNTIFTAGVGQHQMWAAHYLPFERPGTWLNSGGLGTMGYSVPAAMGAKAGRPDATVWAIDGDGCFQMTNQELVTAALNNIPIKVAIINNGALGMVRQWQTLFYNQRYSNTVLHSGPDSPASPAAGAGTRVPDFVKLAEAMGCVGLRCEDPAQLDAVIEKANAINDRPVVVDFIVHEDAMVWPMVAAGTSNDEVMAARGVRPDFSDADD, encoded by the coding sequence ATGACCGAGCAGGCCACCGGGGCACCGAAGCCTCAGCCGCGGGCCCCTCGCAGCGGAGCACCGCAGCAGCCCACCGCCGCCACCATCGAGCACGTGACGGGCGCGCAGTCCCTCATCCGCTCCCTCGAAGCCGTGGGTGCCGACACGGTCTTCGGCATCCCCGGCGGCGCCATCCTCCCCGCCTACGACCCGATGATGGACTCGACCACCGTCCGCCACATCCTCGTCCGCCACGAGCAGGGCGCGGGCCACGCGGCCACCGGCTACGCGCAGGCCACCGGCAAGGTGGGGGTGTGCATGGCCACCTCGGGGCCGGGTGCCACCAACCTGGTGACCCCCATCGCGGACGCCCACATGGACTCGGTGCCGCTGGTCGCCATCACCGGTCAGGTGGCCAGCCGCACCATCGGCACCGACGCCTTCCAGGAAGCCGACATCTGCGGCATCACCCTGCCGGTCACCAAGCACAACTTCCTGGTCACCGACCCCGCCGACATCCCGCGCGTCATCGCCGAGGCGTTCCACATCGCCTCCACCGGCCGCCCCGGCCCGGTCCTGGTCGACATCGCCAAGGACGCCCTCACCGGCGCGACCACGTTCTCCTGGCCGCCCACCCAGGACCTCCCCGGCTACCGCCCGGTCAGCCGCCCGCACGCCAAGCAGATCCGCGAGGCGGCCCGGCTGCTCGCCGAGGCCAGGCGCCCGGTGTTCTATGTCGGCGGCGGCGTCATCAAGGCCAGGGCCTCGGCCGAGCTGAGGGCGCTGGCCGAGCTGACCGGGGTGCCGGTCACCACCACGCTGATGGCCCTGGGCTCCTTCCCCGACAGCCACCCCCAGCACCTGGGCATGCCCGGCATGCACGGCTCGGTCGCCGCCGTCACCGCCCTCCAGAAGGCCGACCTGATCGTCGCCCTCGGCGCCCGCTTCGACGACCGCGTCACCGGCCGCATCGACTCCTTCGCGCCCCTCGCCAAGATCGTGCACGCCGACATCGACCCGGCCGAGATCGGCAAGAACCGGCTCGCGGACGTCCCGATCGTCGGTGACGTCAAGGAGGTCATGGCCGACCTGACCGCCGCCCTGAGCGGCGAGGAGTTCGCCGCCACGCGCGGCCCCGAGGCCGCCGACCGGTACGCCGCCTGGTGGCGCCAGCTCGACCGGTGGCGCGAGACGTACCCGCTGGGCTACGACCTGCCGTCGGACGGCACGCTCTCCCCGCAGCAGGCCATCGAGCGCATCGGCCGGCTCGCCCCGCCCAACACGATCTTCACCGCGGGCGTCGGCCAGCACCAGATGTGGGCCGCCCACTACCTGCCCTTCGAGCGCCCCGGCACCTGGCTCAACTCCGGTGGCCTGGGCACCATGGGGTACTCGGTCCCGGCCGCGATGGGCGCCAAGGCCGGCCGTCCGGACGCCACGGTCTGGGCGATCGACGGCGACGGCTGCTTCCAGATGACCAATCAGGAGCTGGTCACCGCCGCGCTGAACAACATCCCGATCAAGGTCGCCATCATCAACAACGGCGCGCTGGGCATGGTCCGCCAGTGGCAGACCCTCTTCTACAACCAGCGGTACTCCAACACCGTCCTGCACTCGGGACCGGACTCCCCGGCCTCGCCGGCCGCGGGCGCCGGCACCCGTGTCCCCGACTTCGTCAAGCTCGCCGAGGCCATGGGCTGCGTCGGCCTGCGCTGCGAGGACCCCGCGCAGCTCGACGCGGTCATCGAGAAGGCCAACGCGATCAACGACCGCCCCGTCGTCGTCGACTTCATCGTCCACGAGGACGCCATGGTCTGGCCGATGGTCGCCGCCGGCACCTCCAACGACGAGGTCATGGCGGCCCGCGGGGTCCGCCCCGACTTCAGCGACGCCGACGACTGA
- a CDS encoding putative bifunctional diguanylate cyclase/phosphodiesterase codes for MHHPWTHRRSAEEHVAGPLGGPIPRLALGAVCTGYAVGAALGWGSPYVALVMGDVGLSAAALLAAGSCLWYAHTRAGEFRAAWVLFGVSSLMMALGNAVWGWYEVVLREPVPRVSFADVCFLLFAPLAIVGLLMLAKRPVTLGGWVCLVLDAWLIGGSLMTLSWSVALAQTAHRQAESVPCAALALAYPLLDIALVSVVLVLHFRRTAAHRRAIDTAIGALALTVLCDALFTSPVLREQYSSGRLLDAGWFAGSLMLACAPWMAGRAGPAEPAGEEVAEHSFCTARSARPLAGTLAALAPYLTAAVCVLSLLFTFIGGRRVDRAVVVIACAVVLALLVRQGITLMDNVSLTRELAHRESYFRSLVQGSSDVIMISDPDGRLRYVSPAATGVYGQDADRLMGSHLADHIHPDDLGRVLHELRRFSTVPAAREHATRVECRVRHGAGHWLNVESGVKRHDGGLIFNSRDVTERVRLQAQLQHSASHDALTDLPNRALFVERLRLALSGTHGGDPDAAVLYIDLDGFKAVNDSVGHQAGDELLIQAAQRLRESVRMGDTTARLGGDEFAALITGDSGGEPRSREHRILEIAERVRAALSRPYVADGREARVAASIGVAFAEPGVTPAALMRNADLAMYRAKQSGKGRVELYAPQLQSDAVRRTEVADRLRSAPHAEELALLHQPVVALSDGRILAVSAQARWRSAHGLLSTPLELLRGARREPFAPGVAPDDDRLAELTGWLLEQALAEAGRRHRKGFTVPVSVRMPSGRLVDRALSASGLETLLGRHGLPPEALMIELSEACTVIGSEELRDRLADLSRLGVGVALGGFGSGTAAAALHRLPVDLVRLDGELVDGLLDSPRLRKIVAGLLRMASDLGIDSLADGVDSAEQAVALRAMGCRRGQGLAFSEPLEGARLRRVLDDGRLPVPTEPGQLPGPLPVPSARPARAAGREEREEHAERPAPADSAASPIAPT; via the coding sequence ATGCACCACCCATGGACCCACCGGCGATCCGCCGAGGAGCACGTGGCCGGACCGCTCGGCGGCCCGATCCCGAGGCTGGCGCTCGGCGCCGTCTGCACCGGCTACGCGGTGGGCGCCGCGCTCGGCTGGGGTTCTCCGTATGTCGCGCTGGTGATGGGCGACGTCGGGCTGAGCGCCGCCGCTCTCCTCGCCGCCGGCTCCTGCCTGTGGTATGCCCACACGCGAGCCGGCGAATTCCGCGCCGCCTGGGTCCTGTTCGGCGTCTCCTCGCTGATGATGGCCCTGGGGAACGCGGTCTGGGGGTGGTACGAGGTCGTGCTGCGGGAGCCCGTTCCCCGCGTCTCGTTCGCCGACGTCTGCTTCCTGCTCTTCGCGCCGCTGGCCATCGTCGGGCTGCTCATGCTCGCCAAGCGGCCCGTCACCTTGGGCGGCTGGGTCTGCCTCGTCCTGGACGCCTGGCTGATCGGCGGCTCCCTGATGACGCTCTCCTGGAGCGTCGCGCTGGCCCAGACCGCCCACCGGCAGGCCGAGAGCGTGCCCTGCGCCGCCCTCGCCCTGGCCTATCCGCTGCTGGACATCGCGCTGGTCAGCGTGGTCCTGGTGCTGCACTTCCGGCGGACCGCCGCGCACCGCAGGGCGATCGACACGGCGATCGGCGCCCTGGCGCTGACCGTGCTGTGCGACGCGCTGTTCACCTCGCCCGTGCTGCGCGAGCAGTACAGCTCGGGGCGGCTGCTCGACGCGGGCTGGTTCGCCGGTTCGCTGATGCTGGCCTGCGCGCCCTGGATGGCCGGCCGCGCGGGGCCGGCGGAGCCCGCCGGGGAGGAGGTCGCCGAGCACTCGTTCTGCACCGCGCGCTCCGCCCGCCCGCTGGCCGGGACGCTCGCCGCCCTCGCCCCCTATCTCACCGCCGCCGTCTGCGTCCTGAGCCTGCTGTTCACGTTCATCGGCGGGCGCCGCGTGGACCGGGCGGTCGTCGTCATCGCCTGCGCCGTCGTCCTCGCCCTCCTCGTGCGCCAGGGCATCACCCTGATGGACAACGTCTCGCTGACCAGGGAGCTGGCTCACCGGGAGAGCTATTTCCGGTCCCTGGTGCAGGGATCGAGCGACGTGATCATGATCTCCGACCCGGACGGCAGGCTGCGGTACGTCAGCCCGGCCGCCACCGGGGTGTACGGCCAGGACGCCGACCGGCTGATGGGCAGCCACCTGGCCGACCACATCCACCCCGACGACCTCGGCCGCGTGCTGCACGAGCTGCGCCGCTTCTCCACCGTCCCGGCCGCCCGCGAGCACGCCACCCGCGTCGAGTGCCGGGTCCGGCACGGCGCCGGCCACTGGCTCAATGTCGAATCCGGCGTCAAGCGCCACGATGGCGGCCTGATCTTCAACAGCAGAGACGTCACCGAGCGGGTCCGGCTTCAGGCCCAGCTCCAGCACAGCGCCTCCCACGACGCGCTGACCGACCTGCCCAACCGCGCCCTTTTCGTCGAGCGGCTGCGGCTGGCCCTCAGCGGCACGCACGGTGGCGACCCGGACGCCGCCGTGCTCTACATCGACCTCGACGGTTTCAAGGCTGTCAACGACTCCGTGGGCCACCAGGCCGGCGACGAGCTGCTGATCCAGGCCGCCCAGCGGCTGCGCGAGTCCGTGCGGATGGGCGACACCACCGCGCGGCTCGGCGGCGACGAGTTCGCCGCGCTCATCACCGGGGACAGCGGCGGTGAGCCCCGGTCCCGGGAGCACCGCATCCTGGAGATCGCCGAGCGGGTGCGCGCCGCGCTCTCCCGGCCCTACGTGGCGGACGGCCGGGAGGCGCGCGTCGCGGCCAGCATCGGCGTCGCCTTCGCTGAGCCGGGCGTCACCCCGGCCGCCCTGATGCGCAACGCCGACCTGGCGATGTACCGGGCCAAGCAGTCGGGCAAGGGCCGAGTCGAGCTGTACGCCCCGCAGCTCCAGTCCGACGCCGTGCGCCGCACCGAGGTGGCCGACCGGCTCCGGAGCGCCCCGCACGCCGAGGAGCTGGCGCTGCTCCACCAGCCCGTCGTCGCGCTGTCCGACGGCCGGATCCTCGCCGTCTCCGCCCAGGCCCGCTGGCGCTCCGCGCACGGCCTGCTGTCCACCCCGCTGGAGCTCCTGCGCGGCGCCCGCCGGGAGCCGTTCGCCCCCGGCGTGGCCCCGGACGACGACCGCCTCGCCGAGCTGACGGGCTGGCTGCTGGAGCAGGCCCTCGCCGAGGCGGGCCGGCGGCACCGCAAGGGGTTCACGGTCCCGGTCAGTGTGCGGATGCCCAGCGGCCGGCTCGTCGACCGCGCCCTGAGCGCGAGCGGCCTGGAGACCCTGCTCGGCCGGCACGGCCTGCCGCCCGAGGCCCTGATGATCGAGCTCTCCGAGGCATGCACCGTGATCGGCTCCGAGGAGCTGCGCGACCGGCTGGCCGACCTCAGCCGGCTCGGTGTCGGCGTCGCGCTGGGCGGCTTCGGCAGCGGCACCGCCGCGGCGGCCCTGCACCGGCTGCCCGTCGATCTGGTCCGCCTCGACGGCGAGCTGGTGGACGGCCTGCTGGACTCCCCGCGGCTGCGCAAGATCGTCGCCGGGCTGCTGCGGATGGCCTCCGACCTGGGCATCGACTCCCTGGCCGACGGGGTGGACTCGGCCGAGCAGGCCGTCGCCCTGCGCGCCATGGGCTGCCGCCGCGGCCAGGGCCTGGCGTTCAGCGAGCCCCTGGAGGGGGCCCGGCTGCGCCGGGTGCTGGACGACGGCCGACTCCCGGTGCCGACCGAGCCCGGCCAGCTCCCCGGCCCGCTGCCTGTCCCGTCCGCGCGCCCGGCCCGGGCCGCCGGCCGGGAGGAGCGAGAGGAGCACGCGGAGCGGCCCGCGCCCGCCGATTCCGCCGCCTCACCCATCGCGCCGACCTAG
- a CDS encoding 2-hydroxyacid dehydrogenase, whose protein sequence is MTTTADIWLPYPAAELGPLPESLTYLHWDGRGDFPADPARCAFYTVPYLQGTEAACRPLERMTRVRVVQTLTAGVDHMLPALPLLPPGALLCNAGELHNTSTAELALALILAAQRGIPDAVRAQPAERWAPAFRPSLADRRVLIVGFGGIGAAIEDRLLPFEVAEVIRVASRARTTARGPVHGVDELPGLLPRAEIVVLATPLTETTRGLAGADFLARMPDGALLVNVARGPVVDTKALLAELDSGRLRAALDVTDPEPLPAGHPLWHAPGTLITPHVGGPSTAFLPRAARLLRGQLARFAAGEPPQYVVATGGAPLA, encoded by the coding sequence ATGACCACAACCGCCGACATCTGGCTGCCGTACCCCGCCGCCGAGCTCGGGCCGCTCCCCGAGTCGCTGACCTATCTGCACTGGGACGGGAGGGGCGATTTCCCCGCCGACCCGGCCCGCTGCGCCTTCTACACCGTTCCCTATCTCCAGGGCACGGAGGCCGCCTGCCGCCCGCTGGAGCGGATGACGCGGGTCCGCGTCGTGCAGACCCTCACCGCGGGCGTCGACCACATGCTGCCCGCCCTGCCCCTGCTGCCGCCCGGCGCGCTGCTGTGCAACGCGGGTGAGCTGCACAACACCAGCACCGCCGAGCTGGCCCTCGCGTTGATCCTCGCCGCCCAGCGCGGCATCCCGGACGCGGTGCGCGCCCAGCCCGCCGAGCGCTGGGCGCCCGCGTTCCGCCCGTCGCTCGCCGACCGGCGGGTGCTCATCGTCGGGTTCGGGGGGATCGGCGCCGCGATCGAGGACCGGCTGCTCCCGTTCGAGGTCGCCGAGGTGATCCGGGTCGCCTCCCGCGCCAGAACGACCGCGCGCGGCCCCGTGCACGGCGTCGACGAGCTGCCCGGCCTGCTGCCGCGCGCCGAGATCGTCGTGCTGGCCACCCCGCTCACCGAGACGACCCGGGGCCTGGCCGGCGCCGACTTCCTCGCCCGGATGCCGGACGGTGCCCTGCTGGTCAACGTGGCGCGCGGCCCGGTGGTGGACACCAAGGCGCTCCTCGCCGAGCTGGATTCGGGCCGCCTGCGCGCCGCGCTCGACGTCACCGACCCCGAACCGCTGCCCGCGGGGCACCCGCTCTGGCACGCCCCCGGCACGCTGATCACCCCGCACGTGGGCGGGCCCTCGACGGCGTTCCTGCCCCGGGCCGCCCGGCTCCTGCGCGGACAACTGGCGCGCTTCGCGGCGGGTGAGCCCCCTCAGTACGTCGTCGCGACCGGTGGTGCGCCCCTGGCTTAG
- a CDS encoding response regulator transcription factor yields the protein MRNRTVSPVFIGRGPERAALSEGSPGRGGALLVLAHAVAAELGARPLTAEIERLAQRARLSRVAQDPEGVEPDGPERFGLTWRERDVLSLVAAGRSNRRIARELFISPTTASAHVSNMLAKLEVSGRGRPPPSPTGWASWARTGPPRRGSPRSPPSRPIPSHPVPSLPARTGRARAPPSLTA from the coding sequence ATGCGGAACAGAACGGTCAGCCCCGTCTTCATCGGCCGCGGTCCCGAGCGGGCCGCGCTGTCCGAGGGCTCGCCCGGGCGGGGGGGGGCGCTGCTCGTCCTGGCGCACGCGGTGGCGGCGGAGCTCGGTGCCCGCCCGCTGACGGCGGAGATCGAGCGGCTGGCCCAGCGGGCGCGGCTGTCGCGGGTGGCCCAGGACCCGGAGGGCGTGGAGCCCGACGGGCCGGAGCGGTTCGGGTTGACGTGGCGGGAGCGGGATGTGTTGTCGTTGGTGGCGGCGGGGCGGAGTAATCGGCGGATAGCGCGGGAGTTGTTCATCTCGCCGACGACGGCGAGTGCGCATGTGTCGAACATGCTGGCGAAGCTGGAGGTGTCGGGCCGGGGGAGGCCGCCGCCCTCGCCCACCGGCTGGGCATCGTGGGCGCGGACCGGACCGCCGCGGCGGGGTAGCCCCCGCTCACCCCCGTCCCGTCCCATCCCGTCCCATCCCGTCCCGTCCCTCCCCGCCCGAACCGGCCGCGCGCGGGCCCCGCCTAGCCTGACGGCATGA
- a CDS encoding M14 family zinc carboxypeptidase has product MAYKTVDQLAAAAESLVDRDPDLFLLRQVGKSRLGHPLLLLSAGTGPANVLVVAGAHANEPIGGMTALRLADRVAGLHGTSWHFLLCADPDGARHNEGWLRTPASLTRYYRHFFRPAFAEQPEWLPARGEPPLPETRTIVQLLDELRPVLQCSLHGSEVGGGWVQLTHDLPTVVAPLQRAAAELDIPLDPGPFDAFHWPSPAPGVYTMPPPGGIDQFESLPDSTARSTWLYPFRYGTVSAVIEAPQWASDTTTDPAPHPAPGEALREIGEALRHDARLILEQLDAARPHLERPEPMVPAIEEFLANAPGLARDWEPSVLLRETGPRLNTGRVAGLDIAARRLVMRSAAMLLRTLPAPGTGPAAAATAGVRGTLERLLRQWCARLERDFTPRPVPVEDQAEYQTRVALALLDQLH; this is encoded by the coding sequence ATGGCCTACAAGACCGTCGACCAGCTCGCCGCCGCGGCCGAGTCACTGGTCGACCGTGACCCCGACCTGTTCCTCCTGCGCCAGGTCGGCAAGTCCCGCCTCGGCCACCCGCTGCTGCTGCTGTCGGCCGGCACCGGCCCGGCGAACGTACTGGTCGTCGCGGGCGCCCACGCCAACGAGCCGATCGGCGGGATGACCGCGCTCAGGCTCGCCGACCGGGTGGCGGGGCTCCACGGGACCTCATGGCACTTCCTGCTCTGCGCCGACCCGGACGGCGCCCGCCACAACGAGGGTTGGCTGCGGACGCCCGCCTCCCTCACCCGGTACTACCGGCACTTCTTCCGGCCGGCCTTCGCCGAGCAGCCCGAGTGGCTGCCGGCCCGGGGTGAGCCGCCGCTGCCCGAGACCCGGACCATCGTCCAGCTCCTGGACGAGCTGCGGCCCGTGCTCCAGTGCTCGCTGCACGGCTCCGAGGTGGGCGGCGGCTGGGTGCAGCTCACCCACGACCTGCCCACCGTGGTGGCACCGCTGCAACGGGCCGCCGCCGAGCTGGACATCCCGCTCGACCCCGGCCCGTTCGACGCCTTCCACTGGCCCAGTCCGGCCCCCGGCGTCTACACGATGCCGCCGCCGGGCGGGATCGACCAGTTCGAGTCGCTGCCCGACAGCACCGCCAGGTCCACCTGGCTCTATCCGTTCCGCTACGGCACCGTCTCCGCCGTGATCGAGGCTCCGCAGTGGGCTTCGGACACCACGACCGACCCGGCGCCGCATCCGGCGCCCGGCGAGGCGCTGCGGGAGATCGGGGAGGCACTGCGGCACGACGCGCGGCTGATCCTGGAGCAGCTCGACGCGGCCCGGCCGCACCTGGAGCGGCCCGAGCCGATGGTGCCGGCCATCGAGGAGTTCCTCGCGAACGCGCCGGGGCTGGCCCGGGACTGGGAGCCTTCGGTGCTACTGCGGGAGACCGGGCCGCGGCTGAACACCGGGCGCGTCGCCGGGCTGGACATCGCGGCCCGGCGGCTGGTGATGCGGTCGGCCGCGATGCTGCTGCGCACCCTGCCCGCGCCGGGCACCGGCCCGGCCGCCGCCGCGACCGCCGGCGTGCGGGGCACGCTGGAGCGGCTGCTGCGCCAGTGGTGCGCCCGGCTGGAGCGGGACTTCACGCCCCGCCCGGTGCCCGTGGAGGACCAGGCCGAATACCAGACGCGGGTCGCGCTGGCGCTCCTCGACCAGCTCCACTGA
- the gatB gene encoding Asp-tRNA(Asn)/Glu-tRNA(Gln) amidotransferase subunit GatB, producing MTTVTELVSYEDALTSYDPVMGLEVHVELGTRTKMFCGCATTLGAEPNSQTCPTCLGLPGALPVVNAVGVESAVRIGLALNCEIAEWCRFARKNYFYPDMPKNFQTSQYDEPIAFDGYLDVQLADGEVFRVGVERAHMEEDTGKSTHIGGATGRIHGASHSLLDYNRAGIPLIEIVTRPITGAGERAPEIARAYVAELREVIRGLGVSEARMEMGQLRCDVNLSLRPHGRETFGTRSETKNVNSLRSVERAVRFEIQRHAAVLNAGGSIVQETRHFHEENGSTTAGRVKEEAEDYRYFPEPDLVPIAPAREWVDELRATLPELPRLRRNRLREEWGLTAHEMQSVLNAGAIAPIVATIEAGADTAAARKWWMGELARRANEQGVELSALPITPAQVARVAALVTEGALNDKLARQAIEGVLAGEGEPDEVVEKRGLRIVSDTGALGQAVDEAIAANQAIAEKVRAGKVAAAGALVGAVMKATRGQADAAMARQMILERLGVTE from the coding sequence GTGACGACCGTTACAGAGCTGGTGTCGTACGAGGACGCGCTGACGTCCTACGACCCCGTCATGGGCCTGGAAGTCCATGTGGAGCTCGGCACCAGGACCAAGATGTTCTGCGGCTGCGCCACCACCCTGGGCGCGGAGCCCAACTCGCAGACCTGCCCCACCTGCCTCGGCCTGCCCGGGGCGCTGCCGGTGGTCAACGCCGTCGGCGTGGAGTCCGCCGTCCGTATCGGCCTCGCCCTCAACTGCGAGATCGCGGAGTGGTGCCGCTTCGCCCGGAAGAACTACTTCTATCCGGACATGCCGAAGAACTTCCAGACGTCGCAGTACGACGAGCCCATCGCGTTCGACGGCTACCTGGACGTCCAGCTGGCGGACGGCGAGGTCTTCCGCGTCGGTGTCGAGCGCGCCCACATGGAGGAGGACACCGGCAAGTCCACCCACATCGGCGGCGCGACCGGCCGCATCCACGGCGCCTCGCACTCCCTGCTCGACTACAACCGGGCCGGCATCCCGCTGATCGAGATCGTCACCAGGCCGATCACCGGCGCCGGCGAGCGCGCCCCGGAGATCGCCCGCGCCTACGTGGCCGAGTTGCGCGAGGTCATCCGGGGCCTCGGCGTCTCCGAGGCCCGGATGGAGATGGGCCAGCTCCGCTGCGACGTCAACCTCAGCCTGCGCCCGCACGGCCGGGAGACGTTCGGCACCCGCAGCGAGACCAAGAACGTGAACTCGCTGCGCAGCGTGGAGCGGGCCGTCCGGTTCGAGATCCAGCGGCACGCCGCCGTGCTGAACGCCGGCGGGAGCATCGTCCAGGAGACCCGGCACTTCCACGAGGAGAACGGCAGCACCACCGCCGGCCGCGTCAAGGAGGAGGCCGAGGACTACCGGTACTTCCCGGAGCCCGACCTGGTGCCGATCGCCCCCGCCCGGGAGTGGGTGGACGAGCTGCGGGCCACGCTGCCCGAGCTGCCGCGGCTGCGCCGCAACCGGCTCCGCGAGGAGTGGGGCCTCACGGCCCACGAGATGCAGTCCGTCCTCAACGCGGGCGCCATCGCCCCGATCGTGGCCACCATCGAGGCGGGCGCCGACACCGCCGCGGCCCGCAAGTGGTGGATGGGCGAGCTGGCCCGCCGGGCCAACGAGCAGGGCGTGGAGCTCTCCGCGCTGCCCATCACCCCGGCCCAGGTCGCCCGCGTGGCCGCCCTGGTCACCGAGGGCGCGCTCAATGACAAGCTGGCGCGGCAGGCCATCGAGGGCGTGCTGGCCGGCGAGGGCGAGCCGGACGAGGTGGTCGAGAAGCGCGGGCTGCGGATCGTCTCCGACACCGGGGCCCTGGGCCAGGCCGTCGACGAGGCCATCGCCGCCAACCAGGCCATCGCCGAGAAGGTGCGGGCCGGCAAGGTCGCGGCGGCCGGCGCCCTGGTCGGCGCGGTCATGAAGGCCACCCGCGGCCAGGCGGACGCGGCCATGGCGCGGCAGATGATCCTGGAGCGCCTCGGCGTGACGGAGTGA